Within Planococcus citri chromosome 2, ihPlaCitr1.1, whole genome shotgun sequence, the genomic segment TTACAAGATTAGAGGGATATATGGTTTGAGTGTGGTTTCTAGAAGACAAAGGTCAGCTTAgagcccaaaatttgatatcagTAAGATGTGTGTGAATGATATGCCGCAAGATGGATAGGCAAAGTGTTTTGAGACATTCAGGGTGtctttttgtataaatttcttCCATGTGGAGAAACAATTGATATCTGTAAGGAGTTGAAGAAGCTGAGGAACGATATTAGGTTCAGTAAAAATTGTTGTGGATACCTCCAAGCTTGATCAATGTGTCTTTTTCGTGATAACGCGACTTTCCACATGAAGAGAAAAACAAAGGTTTGGTTAGACAAAGTGAAATGGATAGTTAAGGACCCCTCCCCATCCAGCCTGGACAAGGAAACCTTTGATTTTCACTTCTTTGGATTTCTAAAACAACATTTTGGTGGTGAAAAGTCCAATGaccacaacatttttcaagtttgagttgaaaatttcccatatagcacaagcgatgccaaagtcgatggaaaagacGAGATCTCTAATCCGTTACTTGTTGACACgacatttgttgacaccaatgtcgataaatgacgagtgagaagttgatatcaaaattgactatcttctctcttcattttttgtctcgacAAGGTCTCAACAttgatgtcatttttttgagtctaaaagaagcaaattttgattgaaaaatgtgcaaaatgtgtccaaaactcttttttagattcaagtaaaattattctcaaaagtatttcaccctaaaaaaaatttttgaaagaaaaaaagttgccctgggTAGGGATTGAACCTAGGTTGCTATTCACTTCTGTCACATTCCctaaccactagaccattgccACTGTTGAGTGGAGAGGCCTTAAAGgaatattcagtccatcttattctggacttggaaaatttttcttattgtattgtTGACTTTGACTCTGACATCGACAAATGAGTCGGCAACacttcgaaatttctaaaaaaatttatagatcttgtaatcgacatcaacttcctcatcaatattaaccagaagattgatgtcgattacaagatctacagaagtatctactCAATGACaacattttgtagatacttttgtagaccctataatcgatatcgaaattcaggtcgtcttgccgatgccaaagttgatgacaattattagatcgacaaaagtaactattcaagatcaaaattttgtagatgcttttgtcgaTCTTATAGTCGACATCAACTTCGGATCGACAAGACCACCTGAATTTCGACATCGATCATGGGTCTACAAAGGTATGTATCTGCAATATATCAAaatcttgcacatgactgtagatacaagtgtagacagcaatgacgaccatcagcattttcatcataatttttgataaaagtgtcaatttttaattaatcatcTTAAACGTAGTTAGATTGAAGccctttgtggataatgttcggacttttttcaatcaacaatcatgtaaaatcatgtcgaTACTTTTGTCGAGGCCACTGACGATCTCGTCAGTGCTACGCGGGTTCTTCAAAAATGAGAGTGTAGGTAAGTTACAGGTTTTCGAAgagggaattttgaaattgaaaatacggtGGGATCTGCTCATTTCATGTTGgaacttgaaaaacatttcagagagaaaatgtgtcaattttctACAAGCGTTGTTAAGTAAGTATATGAACATACAGCATCGTATTTTCCCATTTCCTTTCACAAATTTTGTGTAAAACTCAGGCCAGAATTGAGAATTCTGCacatgaagttgatttttagtgaGTTTTTGAATTCTCTCAAGATGGCATCACTTTTTTATGATTTAGGGAAAATTCTTTCCGCGAAATTCTTCGCGTTTACCAGTATTGGAAAACCCCGGTTTtttgttgaacaaaaaaattaaaaatccgtttttttgtgcgtttaaaatatattttttgttttaaatttaaattcaaatgtaaaattcggcccattttacacgtttttaaaacacgtttaaaacaagaaatttcgttttttcaataagtacctatatgtaatGGTTTCAGATTcagttttgttgttgtttttttaaagactTTTTTTACTTCCACCTTGTAATTTTGTACGATTTTGTTGTCCTTgttcaataaaaaatgtaaatacgagtaaaactcgaaaaatgttGTCTTTAATTAATGTTTTcatggtaggtaagtatatttgacggattttttgttgttgaaaaaatcactaccttttcactacttacTTTTCATATACGtaccaaatttcataaaaccTCTCCACTCGACCCAACCCCTCCCCTACACACATAAAACaatcaacaaaattgaatttttcacaggacacttttcgaaaaagttgaaattggaaaaaaatttgcatacaaaatattttttaatgtgaatcaaaattgtaaatcaagtaggtataaaaaaaaccaagttgctaatttcatcaaaaaaaaaaaactttttttcaatggtttgaatgtttttcttgcgcattttaattttttaattttctatattttcaagAACAACGTGaaaaactatcagatacgcaagaaaaaattttcaaaatccaatttggTGCTATGACCTTTGGAGGACTTCGAATAATTGATAAAGAGCTCCTGGGTGTTTCGAGaatagagatgtgcagtctgaaaagtaaaaaagtgaaaagtacttttctttcaatgaaaagttaaaaagaaaagttcctacttttcatttcacttttcattttgcactaaaaaaaaaaagtgagcgACCAATTACACATCAGAGAACACTGACTtcatgaagtcaaatatcaagtttcactctctccactcctccaccttcgcaattcagcacctATTTATGGACGctgtattgaattttgatatttttcacaacattttattcaaaacagaaaaaaccaaaaatgttggaggctccagaaaaaCTCAAAACCACCACTTTTCAATCAAGTAGaaatatgattttgttttttcagtgtgttttagataggcaaaaaatacatcaatttgaaatttttactcagaGTTTTGAAATGCGACTCACatgatttacttttcacacttttcacaacttttcacacttttcaatgaacttttcacttttcatttcaccaaaattaattttctgaaaagtgcacatctctattCGAGAATCGTCAGTGTTTTCTGCTCGGACTGCTTTTTAGGCAGATGGACTAACACTGATACTAAGAGGAAAAATTTAACTGGATGGATGAAAGCCGCAAACTTCAACAACTTGCGCAATAGAACGCagtggaattttaaaatttcgcctCCTtccaattttgagtaaaaatgtaCTGTGGTATAATCATTCAAAGGTGAccttgcaacctatcaaaatgggtaaaCATTTCGCAAGAAATTCAACATTGcgccgaaatttttttttttttttttaatacagaaTTTCTTATCAGTGCATCAGCACCTCGTACTAAGAATCCATAGTTAACACGTtaacgtacgagtatgtagtcgAATGAAGTATTATACAAGAATAGCAATTACTTCACGTAAGTACTGTGAAATTAAGtgcttgaaagaaaatttttccccATCAGTTGTAAGATAACTTACCTACTCTAATTCAAAGAAGGCAGGATACAAGTTGTACGTATAAAACAACTCACCTGCAACAAAGAAAACATAAAATACAATTGCGGATTAGTTTATCGATTTCAAATAAGAACAATGCATAAGTAAATGATTTTCAATGAGCTCTGAGGCTATTCCAGGTaacatttcaagaaaaagtcTCCATTTCATAACccacaaattttctttcatgcGTAGATAGGTATAGCCAATCTAAACACAGAgttaatttgagcaaaaaacataattatcatGATATACAACTTTCCCATTGGAGGACACTTCTCAcccattctttaaaaaatatatttttatccaatttttctcaaaaattccctACTTTTTAACCTTAGTTTTTCTGTCGTATAGGTTGAGGGGTAGCCCACTCGATACGCCACCAAGTTAAATTCAAAGGGGATTTAAATTAATTATGTCTCAtcattgaacaaaatttcaacgtaccATACCTCCGTAAAATAACAAGTAAGGCATTCCAACTTTTTACAATTcataaattaatgatttttgcaGAAACAAAGATTTTTGCACTAGTATGTAGCAGGAAAAAGTTTAGAACACGGATTTACCTGGTTTTTAAAACGAACTACATAGTtacatacgtattacgtaccaAGAACTGAACATCATTAATCCGTCATAATATCGATAAACGTTTGAATAGGAGTGAAATCTCTCTCGTGGATCAGTACATGGCTGAGATTAATCGCGAATGAACACTAATCGTCTTATCTCTATGAAAATTTCGCGCGATGTGtcggattttgaaaacatttaaaaacaatCGTAATTTGAATAAGTAAAATGAAAAGTTATTTTGAAGAACTGTACGCGTAGCAGTCAAAATACTTATAAATGCACGAAAGTTGGCTCATCAAATATCTATCTACACATCGAATTCAAGCACCAGGTACGAATGCAtatcttcaattatttttacacaCCCTACCACCATAATTATTCAGAAAACCACACTCGATATGTCAACCGAATCACCATATTACTATTGCGGAACCACATTACTGGAAATTGGCAGATATTACGACGATTATTTGTACGCGTACGTCACGATAGTAACATGCTGCATAGGAGTCATTTTCAACCTAATCAATTCACTAGTATTTAcaagaaaaacaatgaaatcaCCGCCGAACCTGATATTTACTCATTTAGCTTTCGTAGATTTGCTACAATTACTGATACGTTTGTTATCTGCATCGCTCAAATTGACTTACGATAAAAATTCAGAAGTTCGGAACACATACGCGTGGTTAGCATTTAGGAAAACGTACGATGCCTGTCTAGCCACATTTCACTTCATATCAGTATTCTTGACAGTTCAGTTGGCCGTATGGAGATACTTAGGAGTAGATCATCCGGTCAAAGGACGTAATTGGTGCAACATGAGAATTACACGTAATGTGATCGTAGCTGGTTACGTGATGTGCAGCATTTCGCTCGGTTTACCGACATTTCTGGCACCAGAAATAAAACCGAAATGTGAAAATTCGACGAAATTCTACACCGATGATGATTGGTTAATGCACGAAATATCTGCCATTGTGTACGGAATGATGGATAGACTAATACCGTCAGTTTTTCTAGCATTCCTCACTTATAGGTAAGTAATCGATGCGCAATTAGTACAATTAtatcgtgaaaaattacatacctacttagtttattaatttttctaattctattttcagaatAGCTGTTACCTTATTGGCCAGAAAAACTGGCAGACCTCCATCAGCAAGCATACGAAATGGCACAAGAAACGCGAAAACGATTCAACAAATCAATACGTCAACAACCATATTGTTTATTGTGGTGGGATTATTTATCATAGCCGAATTCCCAAAAGGAATACTAAGTTTACTTCGCAtgatttactttgaaaaatccaatcaGAATCCAAAAGGATGTTATTATTCGCTGATCTCAATATTCCATTCGAtaaccaatttcaatatttctatCACATTTATAGTGTATTACACTCTAAGTCAACAATTCAGGAATACATTTAAATCTTTGTTTTGTAAGACTATTTCTGAAACAGAAGATGATTCTTCTCCCCTACCTCATTTAGGTGATATACTTGTACTTACTACTTCAGAAATTACAAGTAGTGCTCGTACTTCTACTTATATACATTTATAAACCATTGAAGTTTATCCTATGTACCTGTATATTTATGTGACGAaagaaacaaataaataaaataaagtaaaattagTTGCGTTCTTAGTCGTTTATCGTGTTAGAATTCTGTTCCTAAGATTTTCATAaggaaaatcagtttttgaccCATCTTTGACCTCAAAAACCATATTATTTTTGGAAGCACCAACCGGAACTTGAAATAAAACTATAGACAGCCATGCCATATGTCGCAGCAGCAACAGTGTGCGCAGTATGAATAcgaaaaacgaattgaaattcagGAAGGTCGCGAATTCGAGAAGACAAGTTGAAAAGTATGGTTTTTGTATAAGTTGGATGTCTCAAATGAATTGTcgattctcgaaaaaaatttctcaatactTCTTCTACCCCCTAAACTAGAGTCTTCGAATCGATTCCGACCATTTTCAAGTCGATCCACCCGATCCGGAGCCTTCAGAAAACGTTGACTTTTTCTAGCGAATTTCAAATGGCTGTAGAAGGCGTTGTAATCCACTTCGACAGCTGGAAATTAACTAAATCCTGTCATAAGTGCGACATTTCGAATTGATTAGGGGTGGCGAATCGCAAATCCAAGGTAACGAGTTGAAAATTGTAGCTTTAAATTCACtgaagaaaactaaaatttttctgaaggcTCCAGGTCGCCCTGAAATAATTGCAATCGATTCGGCTAGTGAAGTTTAGGGGATAGAAGAAGTTATGAGAATCAACGATTCATTCGAGACatccaacttgtaaaaaaaatacaatacaaatTTACCTATACACTTTTTGTTAATGCTTTAATGGTAACGCAATACCTACTCATTGCGAACGATCGTAACATGCGTTTTCCAAGGCCACTGATCACCATATTCTTCTACAGGTATTTATTTACTCGCATACAACGATAAATTGAGCACCACATCTGTCCgatttttgagcacttttacTCCGATTCCAGATAGCAGTGACCTTTTTTGAGCGAGCCAGCGCGAGGCACATAATTTAAAAACTACGTAAAATAGTACACATTATCAACAGCATTCCAGAAATAATTCGTATGAAAATTTAGCAACGGAAGCTAGCTTATTTTCtcatttcctcaaaaaaattaaaaatgtggaTTATCTCGCTTCCCgcttttaaaaatgaacgatttgtGATAAAACCAACAATGCGATATTCAAAATCAGTCCTTGTCGATAAAAATTTGGATAACAATGACGGATCTGAACCAGTAAGTGACCGAGATTGTTCGCGAAATAACGCTTGTCTGCAAAATAATGTAGTTTCGCGCACCTAATTAACATTGTGCCAAACAAAGAAATCATACGCAGTTTTAAAATATCCAAATAATTTCCAGTAAGTAAATCCGCATTAATGACcatatttaatcaaattttgaaacgtgaaaactATTCGGATACCTACCAttataaatacttacctatttaacataatattgtttgaaaaactttATCCGTTTGCCAGGAAACGGATTCTCCACATATCTAGAAGAAAAATCAACGTTCAATTTAAATATTTAGATATGTACAATCGTTCATCAAGCATTAATTATTGCCTTTGAGTAATCAAAATGCCGAACCAAGGACCATATTGTGGAGTCACAATTGATAAAATTGGGTATTATTATGAAAAGATTTTATATGTAAACATCACCATACCGATATGTTTGGTAGGGATGATTTTGAATCTACTCAACATTTTGgtatttacgagaaaaactatgAATTCGCCGCCCAACTTGATACTTGCTCATTTGGGCTTTGCAGATTTTTTATCTTTACTAACAAGTATTGTagacttttgtttcaagttcatTCTACCTAAATTTGGTATTTATGTTGTACATATTTATGAATTGACAGTAGTTTATGCGTACATCAACATATCACAAGCTGCGTTTCAGTTTATATCTGCATTTCTGACGGTGCAGTTGGCTGCATGGAGATACATAGCTGTAGTGCATCCGTTGAAGGAACGTCATTgctgcaataaaaaaataacacgcAATGTGGTGATCGCTGGATACATCATATGCTGTGTTTCGTTTGCTGTACCGTGTcatttttcacttgattttgTTGCATGGAACGAAGATGATGGAAAGACTTATTACACACCCATAGCATTGGTAAATCCCATTATGACCTTAATAAGAGACGTCATCTATGGATTAGTGATGAAATTATTACCATCAGTTGTGTTAGCAGGACTAACTTCAAGGTGAGTAATGCACATATTCAAGATAACCAAAACAGAAACCACAATCAAGCAATGTACGGAtcacaaattgattaattttttctttctgatttCCAGAATAGTCGTTACCTTATTAGCTAGAAAAAATCGTCGCGAACAATTAACTTCATCCGCAAGCACCCGAAGTAACATAAAAAACGCCAAAATGAGGCAAGAAACCAACCGAATGACAGCGATATTATTGACAGTTGcagcattatttttcatttccgaATTTCCGAGAGGCATTCTATGGTTACTGAAAACGATTAATAAGGATGATTGGCACACATGTTACTATTCATTGACGGGGATTTTCACAACACTAATTATTATTCATGCATCCATCACATTTATGGTATACTGTACTTTGAGTCAGCAATTTAGAACCACACTTAAATGCTTGTTCAATCGTAATCCACGCACTGATATTTCTCATCAACCACACGCGCCTCTTGCTTTATTTGATACCGAAGAAACAGAATCGGAATGGAAAACTTCTGAAGTTTAGcagcaataaaaaattttcgtaggacgctcagtttcaaaattgtacGCCTTTGAAGTTGGAGTATAACGAAACGTTGATATTTGAAGTTGGCGCTATGAAAAGTTGcaacaattttacttttttcatgtttatttcagtgagcttttggaaaatttcattcaaagacCAACGTTTCGTTACTCCAACATCGAAGgcgtgcaattttgaaattgagcatCCTACGAAAATTTAATGTTAACGAAactgtagagaattgaattctctttcagatcactGTCATCAGAgttttgctaggacgtacgaTTCGTCCAGTATATGCGTAAAACTAAAAGACCGACAATTTTCTCATGGTTATTTCAGTGAGCttttagaaagttttttttttgtttcaaacacaTCGAAATTTTCTTGAAGGATAGAGCTTTCACTCAcaataatctttttttttcaaaattgttagcaGCATTGTTGCAACgaggtttttaaaaacaatgtaAGCTTAATGTCGCGATTTTGCTGTTTCACCAAATCTCAAATTATGGGTTTATTTTAAGAGTAGATACCGATAACGAGTACGTTATAAACGAGTAACTTTAGGTACACAGTAACATAAACGTGGATTGTATTTTTGTAGATATATTATAGATGTACCAATCAGTACgcaattttatttacattaaGTTCTgaattaagtaagtaggtatatgtggGAATATATCAAATAAagtttataataattattattatgctATATAAAATGATTAAATGTCTTTAAAAATGTAAAGAGAAGATTTGTTTCTTAATAATTTAAGTAGTAATTAATTGTTTTGTCGGTTAGAAAACGTTGAGTTTTTTCCGGAGAGTTTCAAATCGTTGCAGAAGACGTTAGACGTTGTATGTAATCAATTTCAACAACTGGAAATTAAATCCTGCCATGAGTGCGATAAGCATTTGGAATCGATTAGGGCTGGTAGTAAATCACAATCACGAATCTAAgataacaagttgaaaattgtatttttaaagcttgagaaaactcaaatttttctgaaagctCCACGTCGCGTCGTCGGCCTGAAAACGATTGGAATGGATTCGGTGAGcagggacgtagcgaagtggttttgcagggggggggggcagaaatcataaaattctcaactaatttgactgaaaattcccaacttatttgactgaaaattcccaaattaGGTGAAAAAAGGGGGGTATTTTAGCTACAAactcgtaagtaggtataaaaatgaagaatatttCAAAGTTTATTCTCAACTAAATTAGACAGTTACctaatgtaaataaaattaacaaaaatttacagGTGAGTAGTTTAGGAGTCAGGTCTAGGTATGTataataataggtacttatttaagaTGAGACAACatgaaagaatttaaaaattaagttttcgtttttattcTTCTATTCTTCAATGCTGCCCAAACTTTCACGATTTCTTCATGTTCCATTTCATCAGTTAAATCTTTTTCAGTATTCATTAACATTAATGAATCCAGTCTTTCGTCTGCCATCACAGTCCTCAAAggacttttcacttttttcaaatggcTGAAATTCCTTTCGTTCGTTGCAGTTGAATATGAAGCCGTGGTGATGAGTCTTAAAAAACGGAAAGAAAGCTTCAATAAATGTTTCATTGTGCAAGCGTTTTCGACAATCTTTGTGAATGTTGAACAATTCGCACACGAATCAAAGAAACCCTCCATTTCCGTTTGAAGGGCATGCACATCAGGTTTCGTCTTGGGATCCGGAAAAAATTTAAGGCATTCTTCAAGATTCTCTATCGTTAAATTTTCGCGTCTTACAGGCAATTCGAATACGTGATGCAGTGGATTCAACGTTTcgcaaaatttttcgattttttcattcatttctacaGTTAAGCtgtccaaaattttgtaaaattctgttCTATAAAACTGTTCAAGAGTCATTGTTGCAGGAATGAGACGACGGCGATGGTGCTTTATAAAGTCTGCTTCAGGATCAATATCAAGTTTTCTTGCAAAGGCTATCGCAGCATTTATCGAATTGTTCACCTCAGTCTCACTTTCACGAATAAGACGTAGAGATGTTACACAACTTCTAAGAGCAGCGAGTACGTCAATAACATTGAGTTCTTCAGATTCAAAAGTTTCAGTCAAAAGCTTCATTTTATTCATGATATGCTTCATGAACTGCATGctcactaaaaaatcaaaattcaacattctgCATTTTAATCCATACGCGTTTGTTTTTGTATTACTAtccattttcgtattttcagAAATATCATCCATCAATTCGATAATCGATTCGTAAGACCTAACAATAGAATTTAACGTTTCAGCTCGTGCCGTCCACCTTgtctttgataaattttttaggtTGGTACTGTTTTCTATTGGTTGCAACTTTTCTTTGATCAACGAGTATCGTTTTGTACTGGcattgaaaaaaacgtaaagttgttccaaaataataaataagagtttccaatcaaattcaaattcaaattctttattgtaGTCGACAGCTTTCGCTGTATTACAATGTCACACTTTTCAACTCATCTCCTCGGATTTGTGATCCGACTGAATTTCAGTACATACAGAGTAATTATAAAACTACGTAAATCGCTACTATACTATCAACTACAGCATTCCTGAAATAATCTGTGTAAAAAGTTAGCAACGAAAGCTAgtttattttctcatttcattaaaaaaattgaaaatatggatTAATCTCGCTTTTAAAATGAACGATTCGTGATATTACTAACAATGCGATAGTAAAAATCAGTCCCTGTTGATAAAAATTCGGATAACACCGATGGACACGAACCAGTAAGTGGCCGAGATGGATCATCGTGAAATAACGCTCTTCTGCAAAAATGTTCGcgtaatacatatgtacctacctctgTGTTGAAAACATATATACCTAGAAATCATAGTTTCGAAACATTGGCCCAACGATCACCTAGCATTTACCTAATCAGtgcaattgaattttcaaaattgatcgttattcagttacctacctataataacaattattattagaaaaattccatCCGCTTAAAAGGAAACGGATGCGtcagttgaaaattcacatACTCGTACAATCATTTATCACGTGTGAAGCTTAACCTTTGAGAAACCAAAATGCCAACCCAAGAGCCATATTGCGCAGCAATAATTCAGGAAATTGGCAATCATTATAAAGAGAATAT encodes:
- the LOC135834496 gene encoding sex peptide receptor-like, yielding MSTESPYYYCGTTLLEIGRYYDDYLYAYVTIVTCCIGVIFNLINSLVFTRKTMKSPPNLIFTHLAFVDLLQLLIRLLSASLKLTYDKNSEVRNTYAWLAFRKTYDACLATFHFISVFLTVQLAVWRYLGVDHPVKGRNWCNMRITRNVIVAGYVMCSISLGLPTFLAPEIKPKCENSTKFYTDDDWLMHEISAIVYGMMDRLIPSVFLAFLTYRIAVTLLARKTGRPPSASIRNGTRNAKTIQQINTSTTILFIVVGLFIIAEFPKGILSLLRMIYFEKSNQNPKGCYYSLISIFHSITNFNISITFIVYYTLSQQFRNTFKSLFCKTISETEDDSSPLPHLGDILVLTTSEITSSARTSTYIHL